The DNA region TCCTGCGGCGCATCGCAGTCTGGCAGGACTCCCAGTACGAGTCGTCATAGTACACAGTCAAGGAACTCAGGCAGGCGCGAAACCAAGATCGTTGTCCTTCTGACTcttctccttgagctccCACAATCAAAGAGAATAAGGAATCAGGGACGGCAGGGACGGCATGGGCGATGACATAGCGGAGTTGAAGGAGATGCGAAGATTATGGTTGATTGAATTATTGGGAGGTGGAGCAAAGAAATGAATGCAAAGCGGGGATTCCACAGGCCATCCCGAGTCTTTGTTTATCCTTGACATCTGTCACACACCACTCGTACCATTTTAGGCAATCAGGGGTCGAGGCACATCGTATGTCAGCCACGAGGCATAGCAGAGGCTGGATGGGAAATGCTGACCAAAAGACGGTGGAGGCGCATGTCATGTAACTGGAGATGGGCTGACACATCAGGATCTGGCCATGGAATGGAACGATGCGGAGCCCACCCAGCTCTTGGAAATATGTGGCTTATCATTGGCCGGAAAGATCTCCAACCAATGGGAGACTAGACGATGACACAGAGCAGGGATTGTCCAGAGTGGTGGGCAGAAGCCGTGACGTCGGTACTCGGCCCCTCTGTCCCTGCATCGTAGTTGCTTAAAAGGACCCCTTTGCGACCACCCCCCTCTGGATTGGAACATTGCAGTACAGCAAGACAGATCAGTTCCATTCAGCACAAAGCCAACAATCGCACTCAACTCAACTGCAACCAcaccttcctcttcttttcctccatCAACGTTAACCTCACTTTcccaccaaccaaccaaccaaccaccaaATCTCAAAATGACCGTCGACAAGGCTTCCACCTGCTGCGGCAAGAGCGCCGAGTGTATCTGCGGTATGTGTCCCTCATCTAATACACCATCCCTCACTGCGGCACGGCTCTCCATCTCTGCACCTCCAACAACGCattcttcgtcttcttcttcttggaaTACATCCACATCACGTTCGCTAGAAACACAATCTATTCAGAAGAACTACAAGCTGACTCATTTTTCTTCTCGTTCAGCCCAGCAAGCCAAGTGCTCCTGCGGCAAGCAGTCTGCCCTTCACTGCACTTGCAGCAAGGCCTCTACAGAGAACTCCGTCGCCGGCCCGCGCTGTTCGTGCCGCGCCCGCCCGGCCGGTGATTGCACTTGCGATCGCGCCTCTAGCGAGAACACCAAGCCTGCCGGCGAGACCTGCGCTTGCGGCGTTCGCCCAGCCAGTGCGTCCACATTCTCCTGATGCGTTCTTAGGAGCTTTATACTGACCCTTTCCAGACGCCTGCACGTGTGACAAGGCGTCCGACGGATCCTACAACCCCAGCGAGCACGAGACCGACTTCACGACCCGTCGATGAACTAGGTGGCAACAAGACTTCGGCAGCTTTCGTACAATCATTCATCAAGCATTAGGCGTTGGGCATCATGGACTTCTTCAATCATTCGGCGGCAGGGTTTTCGATGACGGGGGTTTCGGCGGAGGGGTTTCCGGCGTTGACGGATCATCATCACATGACTTCTCCCTGGCCAGGGGCTTCAGGCCAGTAGGAACGGCATGAACCTGGCAAAAATTCCACAAATTTCTTCAACTTTCTTCCGTGGCCTGAGATATCGCTCTCCATCGTCTTGATTACCATCCTCCGCTACGTTGGGGCACTGTTCGGCTATCTGTACAGCTTCGTCCAGCGCCCTCTACAGTATgctgtcatcgtcgtcactCTCCATACCGCAATTGTCTTGGCCCTCGATTGTTACGTCGCATTCCCCTGGACGCGTTTTCACACTTCATGGCGCAGGCCACGATGGGACATTGTCTGGTGGATGGCCAAACGGAGCTGCTGGTCATTAGTCTACACGGGCATGTTCTTGGTGGCGAACTTGATGGGAATTCGGAATGATTTCATTGTCGAATGGATCTTGAAGCGGTATCAGGAGACGGCAACACCGACCGACATCACCGTGGTTGTCGGAGAACTCCCGCCCGAACCGCCCAAGCAAGCAGTCGAGGACGCAATGTACGCAACCGGAGCTGTGGCGGAGGATGTGAATGGGACAATCGGCAAACCCCACGAAAACACGGACATAGTCAAGCACGAGAGCCAAGGGAACCCACAGAGGCAACAAGCAAGGGCGCCCCACAACGTGGCGAGGCGGAAGCCGAAGCGCCAGAAACGTTAGTTGGGGTTGCGGTAGCGATGGGAGATACCATCCGGGCTGAGCGAAGGTAGATTTGACAGCGGGACATGGATGTCAACCAGATAACATTAGCGACAAGCGTTATGAATGTTGATTAGTTTGCGACGATACATCAGAACCGACGATTAATTGGCACGCTGCGTCAGAACCACCTGTCACCAGCATGTGTGACCTTGCACCGACTGCAGTGAGAATGTGAGCATGATGAAGGTGTTCGTTCATCTGTGGCGTATAGCAGGAGGGGGCGTTATTATTGCAGACATTTATTGTTGCaataacccccccccccccccccgagacCCTCGAAGCGGC from Colletotrichum higginsianum IMI 349063 chromosome 4, whole genome shotgun sequence includes:
- a CDS encoding Copper resistance protein crd2, which produces MTVDKASTCCGKSAECICAQQAKCSCGKQSALHCTCSKASTENSVAGPRCSCRARPAGDCTCDRASSENTKPAGETCACGVRPANACTCDKASDGSYNPSEHETDFTTRR